Proteins from a single region of Gossypium arboreum isolate Shixiya-1 chromosome 1, ASM2569848v2, whole genome shotgun sequence:
- the LOC108480556 gene encoding 40S ribosomal protein S8-like gives MGISRDSVHKRRATGGKKKAWRKKRKYELGRQPANTKLSSNKTVRRIRVRGGNVKWRALRLDTGNYSWGSEAVTRKTRILDVVYNASNNELVRTQTLVKSAIVQVDAAPFKQWYLQHYGVDLGRKKKTPAAATKKEGEEGETVAEEAKKSNHVLRKLEKRQQNRKLDPHIEDQFSSGRLLACISSRPGQCGRADGYILEGKELEFYMKKIQRRKGKGAA, from the exons ATGG GTATTTCTCGTGATTCGGTGCACAAGAGGCGTGCCACTGGTGGCAAAAAGAAGGCTTGGAGGAAGAAGAGAAA gtaTGAGCTTGGAAGGCAACCAGCAAACACAAAGTTGTCAAGCAACAAGACAGTCAGGAGGATTAGGGTTCGTGGTGGAAATGTGAAGTGGCGCGCTCTGAGGCTCGACACTGGAAACTACTCCTGGGGAAGTGAGGCTGTGACTCGTAAAACCAGAATATTGGATGTGGTCTACAATGCATCTAACAATGAGCTTGTTCGTACTCAAACTTTGGTGAAGAGTGCTATTGTTCAAGTTGATGCTGCTCCATTCAAGCAATGGTATCTCCAGCACTATGGTGTCGACCTTGGTCGCAAGAAGAAAACACCTGCAGCAGCTACCAAGAAAGAAGGAGAG GAAGGTGAAACTGTTGCTGAGGAGGCAAAGAAGAGCAACCATGTCTTAAGGAAGTTGGAAAAGCGTCAGCAGAACCGCAAGCTTGACCCACATATTGAGGATCAATTCAGTAGTGGTCGTTTACTGGCTTGTATCTCTTCACGGCCTGGTCAGTGCGGCCGTGCTGACGG GTATATCTTGGAAGGCAAAGAACTAGAGTTCTACATGAAGAAGATCCAGAGAAGGAAGGGAAAGGGAGCTGCCTAA